The proteins below are encoded in one region of Ricinus communis isolate WT05 ecotype wild-type chromosome 6, ASM1957865v1, whole genome shotgun sequence:
- the LOC8285428 gene encoding inactive protein RESTRICTED TEV MOVEMENT 2, which translates to MLINISSKHTVSFYNCKRKIKREIKEMATRTGTGRSAAIQYEDFQPKIEWKEEEGAILLLLHLPDYKKEQLKITYVNTTRVITILGERPITDNKWSRLDKSFSVPLNCHVNKIQAKFQNGILTITMPKITITQPSSPSKPAPASSVQDRDEKKGTPQVPPEAKAEQKAQKGTEETGPKQNQTDGKKMEAALNPKEPLNDTVKQKDEKGDDQKSNGKKEMSGKEDNSKKRKESMLAESEDTNKKRKEAAAGGTIRSGVENQKEDKFDGASEELFGEKMKNVAAAAKEKVKGLAMELSQERQALANIGVAVLVIAALGAYISYRYGPSGNSKD; encoded by the exons ATGCTAATTAACATATCATCCAAACATACAGTTTCATTCTATAATTGCAAGAGGAAAAttaagagagaaataaaagaaatggcaACAAGAACAGGAACTGGGAGATCAGCTGCTATCCAATATGAGGATTTTCAGCCTAAAATCGAAtggaaggaagaagaaggggCCATTTTATTGCTCTTACATCTTCCTG ATTACAAGAAGGAGCAATTGAAGATAACATATGTGAATACGACCCGTGTGATTACAATTCTTGGAGAGAGACCAATTACTGATAATAAATGGAGCAGACTCGACAAATCATTTTCTGTTCCACTAAACTGTCATGTGAACAAGATTCAAGCCAAGTTCCAGAATGGGATTCTAACCATTACAATGCCTAAAATCACCATTACACAACCTTCTAGCCCTTCAAAACCTGCTCCAGCAAGTAGTGTTCAAGACAGAGATGAGAAGAAAGGGACTCCTCAAGTGCCTCCAGAAGCCAAAGCTGAACAGAAGGCACAAAAGGGTACAGAAGAAACTGGGCCTAAGCAAAACCAAACAGATGGAAAGAAAATGGAAGCAGCTCTTAATCCTAAGGAACCATTAAATGATACAGTGAAGCAAAAAGATGAAAAGGGTGATGATCAAAAGAGCAATGGGAAGAAAGAGATGAGTGGGAAAGAGGATAatagcaagaaaagaaaagaatccaTGTTAGCTGAAAGTGAGGATActaacaagaaaagaaaagaagcagcTGCAGGTGGCACTATAAGGAGTGGTGTAGAGAACCAAAAGGAAGATAAATTCGATGGTGCAAGTGAAGAATTGTTTGGTgagaagatgaagaatgtGGCTGCTGCTGCAAAGGAGAAAGTGAAGGGATTGGCCATGGAGCTGAGTCAAGAGAGGCAAGCACTAGCGAATATAGGTGTAGCAGTTCTAGTGATTGCAGCCCTTGGGGCTTACATCTCTTATAGATATGGACCATCTGGAAATTCCAAGGACTAG